The following coding sequences are from one Oryzias melastigma strain HK-1 linkage group LG20, ASM292280v2, whole genome shotgun sequence window:
- the pdia4 gene encoding protein disulfide-isomerase A4 has protein sequence MRKVALLLIVLLGVAHFAPFIKCEEDEETKEEGAEEDSDDEDDDDDEEEDDKEVKEQNGVLVLTDGNFDTFMEGKDTVLVEFYAPWCGHCKQFAPEYEKIAQTLKDNDPPIPVAKVDATKASQLASKFDVSGYPTIKILKNGEPVDYDGARTEKAIVERVKEVAHPDWKPPPDATLVLTQENFDDTVNNADIILVEFYAPWCGHCKQLAPEYEKAAKELSQRTPPIPLAKVDATVETEIAKRYGVNGYPTLKIFRKGKAFEYNGPREKYGIVEHMGEQAGPPSKQVQAVKQVQELIKDGDDAVIVGIFSNEQDSAYELYTEACNTLREDFTFRHSFSSDVAKLLKASPGQIVIIQPEKFRSKYEPASHTLTVKDSTSASEMQEFFQKHSIPLVGHRKPSNDAKRYSKRPMVVVYYGVDFSFDYKKATQFWRSKVLEVAKDFPEYTFAIADEEDYADELKSLGLSESGEEVNAGIMAEGGKKFAMEPDDFDSEVLRDFVVAFKKGKLKPIIKSQPVPKSNKGPVKVVVGKTFDEIVMDTQKDVLIEFYAPWCGHCKKMEPDYLSLGKKYKKEKNLVIAKMDATANDIPNDNYKVEGFPTIYLAPANSKQSPVKFEGGDRTVEGLSNFLEKHATKIQQKDEL, from the exons ATGAGGAAGGTTGCTTTGCTGCTAATTGTGCTTCTCGGCGTTGCACATTTTGCACCTTTCATAAAATGTGAAGAGG ATGAAGAAACCAAAGAGGAGGGGGCTGAGGAGGACAGTGacgatgaggatgatgatgatgatgaagaggaggatgacAAAGAGGTGAAGGAGCAGAACGGGGTGCTTGTTCTCACTGATGGCAATTTTGACACCTTCATGGAAGGAAAAGACACAGTCCTGGTGGAGTTTTATGCCCCATG GTGTGGCCATTGCAAGCAATTTGCCCCCGAGTATGAGAAAATCGCTCAGACTCTCAAAGACAACGACCCTCCCATTCCTGTGGCCAAAGTGGACGCAACAAAAGCCAGTCAGCTGGCGAGCAAATTTGATGTTTCGGGTTATCCCACCATCAAGATTCTGAAAAATGGGGAGCCTGTGGACTACGATGGAGCAAGAACAGAGAAAG CTATTGTGGAGCGGGTGAAAGAGGTAGCTCATCCAGACTGGAAGCCCCCTCCCGATGCAACTCTGGTGCTGACACAGGAAAACTTTGACGACACCGTGAACAACGCCGACATCATCCTGGTGGAGTTTTATGCTCCATG GTGTGGACACTGCAAGCAGCTGGCTCCAGAGTATGAGAAGGCAGCGAAGGAGCTGAGTCAGCGCACGCCTCCCATTCCCCTCGCAAAGGTGGACGCCACAGTTGAAACTGAGATCGCCAAGCGCTACGGCGTGAACGGCTACCCCACCCTGAAGATTTTCAGAAAGGGCAAAGCGTTCGAATACAACGGACCAAGAGAGAAGTACG GCATCGTGGAACACATGGGAGAGCAGGCGGGGCCTCCATCTAAGCAGGTCCAGGCCGTGAAGCAGGTGCAGGAGCTCATAAAGGACGGCGACGATGCCGTCATAGTTGGCATTTTCTCCAATGAACAAGATTCTGCTTATGAGCTCTACACGGAAGCCT gcaacaCATTGAGGGAAGACTTCACCTTCCGTCATTCCTTCAGCTCTGATGTGGCTAAACTCCTGAAAGCTTCTCCAGGTCAAATCGTCATCATTCAGCCAGAAAAGTTCCGCTCAAAATACGAGCCGGCGTCTCACACGCTTACCGTAAAG GACTCGACATCTGCATCAGAAATGCAAGAATTCTTCCAGAAACACTCGATTCCTCTAGTGGGGCACAGAAAACCAAGCAATGACGCCAAACGCTACAGCAAGAGACCCATGGTGGTCGTCTATTATGGAGTTGACTTCAGCTTCGACTATAAAAAGG CTACCCAGTTCTGGAGgtccaaagttctggaggtggCCAAAGATTTCCCAGAGTACACCTTTGCCATAGCAGACGAGGAGGATTATGCCGACGAGCTGAAGAGCCTCGGTCTGAGCGAGAGCGGGGAGGAGGTCAACGCCGGGATCATGGCGGAAGGAGGGAAAAAGTTTGCCATGGAGCCAGATGACTTTGACTCAGAGGTGCTGAGAGACTTCGTTGTAGCTTTTAAGAAAG GAAAACTGAAGCCCATCATCAAGTCCCAGCCGGTGCCGAAGAGCAACAAAGGGCCGGTCAAGGTTGTGGTTGGAAAGACCTTTGACGAAATCGTCATGGATACCCAGAAGGACGTCCTGATTGAGTTTTATGCCCCCTGGTGCGGCCACTGTAAAAAAATGGAGCCTGATTACTTGTCTTTaggtaaaaaatacaaaaaggagAAGAACCTGGTGATCGCCAAGATGGACGCCACAGCTAACGACATTCCAAATGACAATTACAAAGTAGAGGGCTTTCCTACGATATACCTCGCCCCGGCAAACAGCAAGCAGAGTCCGGTCAAATTTGAAGGAGGGGACAGAACGGTGGAGGGGCTCAGCAACTTTTTGGAAAAGCACGCCACAAAGATACAGCAGAAAGACGAACTATGa